DNA from Homo sapiens chromosome 1, GRCh38.p14 Primary Assembly:
aatctcctgacctcgtgatccgcccaccttggcctcccaaagtgctgggattacaggcgtgagccactgtgcctggccccaactcCCTATTTAACACCCTCCCACTAATGCTTTGCATCCTAAGCCTTCTCCCCAGCACTCTATCCCCCAACACCTTATTTCTTCAAAATGCTTTCTCCCCAACACAAACCCCTCCTAAACCCCATTGTCCCCAACCCCGCATACCTCTAACACCCTTCATTTGTGACACCAATCCACCCTCATCTCTCTCCCGACACCCACCTTCCCAACATCCTTTCTCTTCTTAGTCACTAATCTCGGATTCTTCCAATGTCCTCTAATCCTCAGAACCATCTCCCCAGCATGATTTCCCCAAGACCATTTTTCTCAATGCCTTTCCGCGGGCTATACCAATGCCATGTCTTTCCTGTCCGCCTGCCCCTCTCTTGCCAATGTGCTTTCCTCTCAGTGCTCTCTTTCCACCAAACCCAAACCCCTGACCCTATACTCTAACCCCTGCCTCTTCAGCGTTTTCTTCTCAACACCCAAAATCCATCCCTTCAACCTCTTGCTCCTTAACATTCCATCCTTCCAGCGTCTCCCTCTGGTACCTCATCCGTCACTCCATCCCTCAACAATCTCGTCCCCAACACCCGCTTCTGCAGGTACGACCCGGACAGCGGGCACGACAGCGGTGCCGAGGATGCCACAGTGGAGGCGTCGCCACCCTTCGCTTTCCTAACCATTGGCATGGGCAAGATCCTGCTGGGGTCGGGGGCAAGCTCAAACGCAGGGCTGACAGGGAGGGATGGCCCCACAGCCGGCTGCACAGTGCCCCTGCCACCCCGCCTGGGCATCTGCCTGGACTATGAGCGGGGCCGGGTTTCCTTCCTGGATGCTGTTTCCTTCCGTGGGCTCTTGGAGTGCCCCCTGGACTGCTCAGGGCCTGTGTGCCCTGCCTTTTGCTTCATCGGGGGTGGCGCAGTACAGCTCCAGGAGCCAGTGGGCACTAAGCCTGAGAGGAAAGTCACCATTGGGGGCTTCGCCAAGCTGGACTGAGCCTTCCAGGCCCCTCATGCAGACCTGGGGTCCTCCTGGGCCCTGGCCCCCAAACCTCTTGGCACCCGGTTGTTACCCCCTGGCAGCTTCTCCCCCAAACTCTCCTACCATGTGGCCCTGCTCCTTCTCCCGTGTCTGTCTTCCCACAGTTTTCTCTTGACCCAGGGGCTCTCTTCTGCCCACCTCTCTGGATGGCCCCCGTTCTCTCCATTGCTTGTTAgccaggcccccacccccactgagTCTGCCCTATGACCTGCCTTTGGCATGTTACCCAAGCCATGGAGAGAGCCCCTTCTCCATCCCTGTCCTGTGCCCCCCAGGCTGATTGGGAGGGAGGGCACCTGGAACACTGGGCATGATCTCCAGCTCTGCCCTTGCCCTGCCAAGCTCCCTGCCCTGTTGATGCTGAACTACAGCCTTGGGACAGGCAGGCTTTGGGGCTGGACGCTGTCCAGGCATTCCTGGTGAGGGGAAGGGGACCCTGTCATcctgctttatttatttgggtccCAACACCCCGCAGCCGCATGCCCCTTAtgtccctcttctccctcttgCATGCTTTACCTGTCCCACACCCATGCCAATGTGCCAAGTCTCCCTTGGGGACCCAGCTGAGTCTGGGTGTTCCCATTGGGTTGGGCCAGGCAAGGCCTCTGGTGCCCGCTGCCGTCCCCCTGCAGTGGGCTCTGCTAGGCCTGTGCTGAGCAACAGCTGTTATTGTCATGGTTTATAAACAATAAACTGTGATGCCAGGCACATCTCTGCCTTCCCTGAGCGCAATCATTCCTGTGAGTTTCTGTGCTGGGTGTGGTAGGCGGGAGGGAGCAGGGTGCTAGGCTGTGGTTCTAGGCAGGAGCAACCAATGGATCTGGTGCCTGAGAGAGGAAGGCCCCAGGCCAGGTGCTCTAAGCCTCCTGCCACACGTGTCCTGGCCCGGCCTGAGCGCATCACAGCTGCCAGGGAACATAGCTCTCTGGCTGCTGGTGGCAGGCCCCAATCAGGGCTTCCAGGCCTGCAGCACAGGCCCTGGGGGAATGCGGTCGAGGGACAGGCAACGTGCCTGGGCCcaaaggggtcagggaaccaGAACCACTTCCCCATTCCCAGGGTGTTGTGGAGCCCACCCCAGGGGCAGCAGGCTGGTGGGGCAGCCGGGGTCAGGGAGGGGGCTGGGCCTGGTGCCAGCGCCCGGATCTGACCCAGCCTCTGCTTATCTCAACCCTGTTGACTCTGGGCTGTTATCACTGCCCAAGGATTTACTTCACACCCGGACAGCTAAGAATAGAGCCACCTGGGGGGCACCATGCCAGGGGGCAAGGAGGGCGTGGGCCAGGCGAGGAGAGGGGAGAGCCACTGGCACACAGAGCTCAGTCACGGAGCCCAGTCACGCTAGCCCTCCAAAGCCCGCCTGGGTTTCgtttcctccttcctcttgtgCTGCCAGGGTTAGCCAGAGGTGGCTCCTCAGGCCACCCCTACTCCCCAATGTCACCTCCTCCTCACATCTCCTGCTTCTCAAACAAACTCGCTCCTTActgcctcctggcctccctgtctcctcccccagccccctcacACACATTCTGACCGCCCTGCTGCCCACGGGTCACAGATGAAAGATCAGAAGTTGGCGCAGTGGGAGACCACGTTTTATTCAGTCCAGTTCAGGATCCCCGCTATCTCAGGGCTCTCTGGGCCAGTCCTCCTGGGAGCCCCCACCACAACACTTCCCAGGCATGAGCCCTCAGGGGCCCACATGAGCTTCCACACACTGAGAAGTGTCCGAGAAATTGGTGGGGCCTCTGAAGGAGGCTGTGAGCAGCCCACCTGAACTCCCAGCTCACCAGCCCAAACAGGGTGCAGGGGCTCTGGCCCTGAAGAAcctgagtggagtggaatggcactGGCTGGCCACTCAGCTCAGCGGGCGACGTGCCCCTACAAGTTGGCAGAAGTGGCTGCCACTGCTGGGTTTGTGTAAGAGAGGCTGCTGCCACCATTACCTGCAGAAACCTGGGTGGAAGGAAAAGAGATCCAGGGTGAGGAGCAAAAGGTACCTCCTAGAGCCCCTGGATGCCACCCCAGGCTGGGGTAATCAGTCCAGAGTCCTGGCCAGCTCTCAAAGGGTTAATTCAGAGAGAGCACCTGCCACCCCACCAGCCAGGTGACTGTAAACAGGGctgccctcctccctctgctctcctTCACTCCCTCTTCTTGGCTCTAATCAGCCCCCTTGTCCCTCCATTCTCTGCTGTTCCAGCCtaaggaggtgtgtgtgtgtgtgtgtgtgtgttttggggggcGGGGTGTATCTGTGTCTTTGTAAAGCCGAGAGAGGGAGGTCTCCAGGAGGAGGAAAATAGGAGCAAGAAAACTAAActctctcctcccccacctgGAGTGGTTTTCCAGCCTCAGGTGGCTGCAGTAATTATTTACTAGGTCCCATAGAGAAAGaccaggagaggaaggagggagcgTTCCTTGCTTCCTTGAAGCTCCCAAGAACCCCACTGGCACCCACGCTCACCTGGTCTGCTGACACTTCTTCTTCTACCTGGGAAACCTCCCCCTATGCCAGCCTTTCTCGGTCTACCCTCCATTCCTAGGAGATGATTAGGGGCACAGAGGCTCACCCCTGGGACTCCTCGGGAAGGGCTCCCCTGGGCATAGTGCTCCACCCATTTTGCCTCTGGgtgcaaaaaagcaaaacaaaacaaaactgccacGGTGGCACCAGTTCAGCCAGCGCCAGCCAGCATGAATGTGGACGGCCAATGATCTTTTAGGAATTCTGGCAGTGGGGCCACTCCCTCTTGAGGGCCCCTTTCTTCCATAGTCTCCTCCCAGGCCTGTCCCCCAAAACTCCTCTGACCTCTGCCCCTCATCCTTGCCAGGCCCTCCCCTGCTCACTTCACGCCACTTCTCACCTCTTCCAAGCTCTTTGGGTTTTCCAAGTACCCCCTTCAGAATCCTTGCCCAGCCAAACCCTCTGCTTCCCCTGGCCTGTGGGGCCCAATCTCACCTTCTCATAGGGGCTACGATCGGTACTGCTAGGGGGCACATAGCGCCCATGGGTGTGGTAGGTGGGGTACTCGCTCATAGGATGGTAGGTATCCCGGGCTGGAAAGATGTCCAGCTGCCCGTAGTTCTTTCGGCGGCACTGACAGACAGCCTGGGGAGATAGGAGGTTATGGCAGGCCATGGAGTGCCTTCTACCGGGGGGCTCTGATCAGGGCCAGGGACTGCACTCACCAAGGCAATGAGATAGACAATGGCCAGCGCAACCAGAACACAGACCAGCACCAGCAGCGCGATGCCCCAGCCTGGCACCCCAGCCCCAGACTGGGCAGAGAAAGGAAATGGCACATCACTCACTAAAAGGAAAAGCAGTGGTCAGGGCAGTCTCCCAGAGGAGGCGCCCCTCCCGCTGCCAGCACTAAGGAAAGAGCGGGGACCCAGACACTGGAAGGAGAGGGGCCCCGGCATGGTGCTGGGCTGCAGCCAGGGAAGTAGCCTCACCGCTGACGTCTGAGATCGTCAGGTTATATCGAGAGGCTGCTTCCGTTTTATACTGATTGAACTGTGTCTCCACGTCGTGGACATTGATGGTACCTTCTCGGAAGGCCAGAGTCAATTGTACCACCACAGATCCTGGCCTGGTCACAGGGAAATGGGCACTTCAGCCACGGGTCCCAGCTCTGGCTCAGCACTCTTCCCCCAACCTTAAGTGCACCAGTCCCTCCCTACGGTCATGACCACCACCCACCCTCCAACCACCACACTGGGTCCACACCCAGAACTGTACCTGAACTTAATATTGGAGAGGCCCAGAAAACCCCCTTGTTTATAAATCTGCAAAAACTGGGGTGAGAGGGAAAGGACTCAGGCTTGATGCAAAGGGTGTGGACAGTTCTGATGGCTGCTTCAGGGGAGCATGGGGAAGGAAAGGCCGATACTCACCATTTCAGAAATGTCTCTCTGCAGCTCTTGGTAGTAGTCGGTGCTGGGATCTTCCAGAGAGGAATTAAACTGGAggtttgaaatgtgaaaagacaggaaaaagaaagagacccCAGTAGACAACTGGGGAGAAGTGCTGTGATTGGAGGAGGTGAGAGGAGGTACCGTGCTATGGTGAGTGCTACTGGCATCAGTCTTGGTGCTATGGCTGGCAAGGGTGGTAGGAGTATCAGAGTGGTGGCTGGGAATTGAGAATGGAGTGCTCTTGCTGGCTGGGGTTGTGGTAGCCCTGGCAGAGGTGCCGTTGTGCACCAGAGTAGAAGCTGAGCCTGATGCAGAGCCTGAGGCCGAGGTGACATTGTGGACTGGAGGGGCGGTGGAGCCCAAGGCGGGCCTGTTGTCCGGGGCCGAGGTGACACCATGGGCTGGGGGGGCGGTGGAGCCCGGGGCCGGCCTGGTGTCCGGGGCCGAGGTGACACCGTGGGCTGGGGGGGCGGTGGAGCCCGGGGCCGGGGTGGAGCCCGGGGCCCGCCTGGTGTCCGGGGCCGAGGTGACACCGTGGGCTGGGGGTGCGGTGGAGCCCGGGGCCGGCCTGGTGTCCGGGGCCGAGGTGACACCGTGGGCTGGGGGGGCGGTGGAGCCCGGGGCCGGCCTGGTGTCCGGGGCCGAGGTGACACCGTGGGCTGGGGGGGCGGTGGAGCCCGGTGCCGGCCTGGTGTCCGGGGCCGAGGTGACACCGTGGACTGGGGGGGCGGTGGAGCCCGGGGCCGGCCTGGTGTCCGGGGCCGAGGTGACACCGTGGGCTGGGGGGGCGGTGGAGCCCGGGGGCCGGCCTGGTGTCCGGTGCCGAGGTGACACCGTGGGCTGGGGGGGCGGTGGAGCCCGGAGCCGGTCTGTTGTCCGGGGCCGAGGTGACACCGTGTGCTGGAGTGTCGGTGGAGCCCGAGGCCGGCCTGGTGTCCGGGGCCGAGGTGACACTGTGAGCTGGGCTGCGGGCGCGGTGGAGCCCGGGGCCGGCCTGCTCTCTGTTTTAAATATACACCGTGGGCTGCGGGCGCGGTGGAGCCCGGGGACGGCCTGGTGTCCGGGGCCGAGGTGACACCGTGGGCTGGGGGGGCGGTGGAGCCCGGGGCCGGCCTGGTGTCCGGGGCCGAGGTGACACCGTGGGCTGGGGGGGCGGTGGAGCCCGGGGCCGGCCTGGTGTCCGGGGCCGAGGTGACACCGTGGGCTGGGGGGGCGGTGGAGCCCGGGGCCGGCCTGGTGTCCGGGGCCGAGGTGACACCGTGGGCTGGGGGGGCGGTGGAGCCCGGGGCCGGCCTGGTGTCCGGGGCCGAGGTGACACCGTGGGCTGGGGGGGCGGTGGAGCCCGGGGCCGGCCTGCTCTCCGGGGCCGAGGTGACACCGTGGGCTGCTCTCGCGGTGGAGCCCGGGGCCGGCCTGCTCTCCGGGGCCGAGGTGACACCGTGGGCTGGGGGGGCGGTGGAGCCCGGGGCCGGCCTGGTGTCCGGGGCCGAGGTGACACCGTGGGCTGGGGGGGCGGTGGAGCCCGGGGCCGGCCTGGTGTCCGGGGCCGAGGTGACACCGTGGGCTGGGGGGGCGGTGGAGCCCGGGGCCGGCCTGGTGTCCGGGGCCGAGGTGACACCGTGGGCTTGGGGGGCGGTGGAGCCCGGGGCCGGCCTGGTGTCCGGGGCCGAGGTGACACCGTGGGCTGCGGGCGCGGTGTAGCCCGGGGCGGGCCTTGTGTCCGGGGCCGAGGTGACACCGTGGGCTGGGGGGGCGGTGGAGCCCGGGGCGGGACTGGTGTCCGGGGCCGAGGTGACACCGTGGGTTGGGGGGGCGGTGGAGCCCGGGGCCGGCCTGGTGTCCGGGGCCGAGGTGACACCGTGGGCTGGGGGGGCGGTGGAGCCCGGGGCCGGCCTGCTCTCCGGGGCCGAGGTGACACCGTGGGCTGCGGGCGCGGTGGAGCCCGGGGCCGGCCTGCTCTCCGGGGCCGAGGTGACACCGTGGGCTGCGGGCGCGGTGGAGCCCGGGGCCGGCCTGGTGTCCGGGGCCGAGGTGACACCGTGGGCTGGGGGCGCGGTGGAGCCCGGGCCAGAACTGCTTTCCGGGGCCGTGGTGACTCCGTGGGCTGCGGGCGCGGTGGAGCCCGGGGCCGGCCTGCTCTCTGGGGCCGAGGTGACACCGTGGGCTGCGGGCGCGGTGGAGCCCGGGGCGGAACTCTCCGGGGCCGAGGTGACACCGTGggctgggggggggggggagcCCGGGGCCGGCCTGGTGTCCGGGGCCGAGGTGACACCGTGGGCTGGGGGGGCGGTGGAGCCCTGGGGCCGGCCTGGTGTCCGGGGCCGAGGTGACACCGTGGGCTGGGGGGGCGGTGGAGCCCGGGGCCGGCCTGGTGTCCGGGGCCGAGGTGACACCGTGGGCTTGGGGGGCGGTGGAGCCCGGGGCCGGCCTGGTGTCCGGGGCCGAGGTGACACCGTGGGCTGCGGGCGCGGTGGAGCCCGGGGCGGGCCTGGTGTCCGGGGCCGAGGTGACACCGTGGGCTGGGGGGGCGGTGGAGCCCGGGGCGGGCCTGGTGTCCGGGGCCGAGGTGACACCGTGGGCTGGGGGGGCGGTGGAGCCCGGGGCCGGCCTGGTGTCCGGGGTCGAGGTGACACCGTGGGCTTGGGGGGCGGTGGAGCCCGGGGCCGGCCTGGTGTCTGGGGGGGCGGTGGAGCCGGGGCCGGCCTGGTGTCCGGGGTTGGAAAACTGGGCTGGGGGGGCGGTGgagcccggggccggcaggggtCCGGGGCCGAGGTGACACCGTGGGCTGGGGGGGCGGTGGAGCCCGGGGCCGGCCTGGTGTCCGGGGCCGAGGTGACACCGTGGGCTTGGGGGGCGGTGGAGCCCGGGGCCGGCCTGGTGTCCGGGGCCGAGGTGACACCGTGGGCTGCGGGCGCGGTGGAGCCCGGGGCGGGCCTGGTGTCCGGGGCCGAGGTGACACCGTGGGCTGGGGGGGCGGTGGAGCCCGGGGCGGGCCTGGTGTCCGGGGCCGAGGTGACACCGTGGGCTGGGGGGGCGGTGGAGCCCGGGGCCGGCCTGGTGTCCGGGGCCGAGGTGACACCGTGGGCTTGGGGGGCGGTGGAGCCCGGGGCCGGCCTGGTGTCCGGGGCCGAGGTGACACCGTGGGCTGCGGGCGCGGTGGAGCCCGGGTCCGTCCTTCTCTCCGAGGGCCGAGGTGACATCGTAGACTGCGGGCGCGGTGGAGCCCGGGTCCGGCCTGCTCTCCGAGGCCGAGGTGACACCGTAGACTGGGGGGGCGGTGGAGCCCGGGGCCGGCCTGGTGTCCGGGGCCGAGGTGACACCGTGGGCTGGGGGGGCGGTGGAGCCCGGAACCGGCCTGGTGTCCGGGGCCGAGGTGACACCGTGGGCTGGGGGGGCGGTGGAGCCCGGGGCCGGCCTGGTGTCCGGGGCCGAGGTGACACCGTGGGCTTGGGGGGCGGTGGAGCCCGGGACCGACCTGGTGTCCGGGGCCGAGGTGACACCGTGGGCTGCGGGCGCGGTGGAGCCCGGGGCGGACCTGGTGTCCGGGGCCGAGGTGACACCGTGGGCTGGGGGGGCGGTGGAGCCCGGGGCGGGCCTGGTGTCCGGGGCCGAGGTGACACCGTGGGCTGGGGGGGCGGTGGAGCCCGGGGCCGGCCTGGTGTCCGGGGCCGAGGTGACACCGTGGGCTTGGGGGGCGGTGGAGCCCGGGGCCGGCCTGGTGTCCGGGGCCGAGGTGACACCGTGGGCTGGGGGGGCGGTGGAGCCCGGGGCTGGCTTGTTGTCCGGGGCTGAGGTGACATCGTGGGCTGGCGGGGTGGTGGAGCCCAGGGCTGGCCTGGTGACTGGGACCGAGGTGACATCCTGTCCCCAGGTGGCAGCTGAACCTGAAGCTGGTTCCGTGGCCGGGGCCAGAGTGACATCCTGTCCCTGAGTGGTGGAGGAGCCTGAACCGGGGCTGTGGCTGGAGAGTACGCTGCTGGTCATACTCACAGCATTCTTCTCAGTAGAGCTGGGCACTGAACTTCTCTGGGTAGCCGAAGTCTCCTTTTCTCCACCTGGGGTAGAGCTTGCATGACCAGAACCCGTAACAACTGTTGCGGGTTTAGGGGCTGTGGTAGCTGTAAGAAGTTAAAGTCATAGGGTTGGGTctttatgaag
Protein-coding regions in this window:
- the MUC1 gene encoding mucin-1 isoform 12 precursor (isoform 12 precursor is encoded by transcript variant 12) encodes the protein MTPGTQSPFFLLLLLTVLTATTAPKPATVVTGSGHASSTPGGEKETSATQRSSVPSSTEKNAFNSSLEDPSTDYYQELQRDISEMFLQIYKQGGFLGLSNIKFRPGSVVVQLTLAFREGTINVHDVETQFNQYKTEAASRYNLTISDVSVWGWGARLGHRAAGAGLCSGCAGHCLSHCLGCLSVPPKELRAAGHLSSPGYLPSYERVPHLPHPWALCAP
- the MUC1 gene encoding mucin-1 isoform 8 precursor (isoform 8 precursor is encoded by transcript variant 8), giving the protein MTPGTQSPFFLLLLLTVLTVVTGSGHASSTPGGEKETSATQRSSVPSSTEKNAIPAPTTTKSCRETFLKCFCRFINKGVFWASPILSSVWGWGARLGHRAAGAGLCSGCAGHCLSHCLGCLSVPPKELRAAGHLSSPGYLPSYERVPHLPHPWALCAP
- the MUC1 gene encoding mucin-1 isoform 11 precursor (isoform 11 precursor is encoded by transcript variant 11) translates to MTPGTQSPFFLLLLLTVLTATTAPKPATVVTGSGHASSTPGGEKETSATQRSSVPSSTEKNALSTGVSFFFLSFHISNLQFNSSLEDPSTDYYQELQRDISEMFLQIYKQGGFLGLSNIKFRPGSVVVQLTLAFREGTINVHDVETQFNQYKTEAASRYNLTISDVSVSDVPFPFSAQSGAGVPGWGIALLVLVCVLVALAIVYLIALAVCQCRRKNYGQLDIFPARDTYHPMSEYPTYHTHGRYVPPSSTDRSPYEKVSAGNGGSSLSYTNPAVAATSANL
- the MUC1 gene encoding mucin-1 isoform 2 precursor (isoform 2 precursor is encoded by transcript variant 2); amino-acid sequence: MTPGTQSPFFLLLLLTVLTATTAPKPATVVTGSGHASSTPGGEKETSATQRSSVPSSTEKNAFNSSLEDPSTDYYQELQRDISEMFLQIYKQGGFLGLSNIKFRPGSVVVQLTLAFREGTINVHDVETQFNQYKTEAASRYNLTISDVSVSDVPFPFSAQSGAGVPGWGIALLVLVCVLVALAIVYLIALAVCQCRRKNYGQLDIFPARDTYHPMSEYPTYHTHGRYVPPSSTDRSPYEKVSAGNGGSSLSYTNPAVAATSANL
- the MUC1 gene encoding mucin-1 isoform 19 precursor (isoform 19 precursor is encoded by transcript variant 19); its protein translation is MTPGTQSPFFLLLLLTVLTATTAPKPATVVTGSGHASSTPGGEKETSATQRSSVPSSTEKNAFNSSLEDPSTDYYQELQRDISEMSGAGVPGWGIALLVLVCVLVALAIVYLIALAVCQCRRKNYGQLDIFPARDTYHPMSEYPTYHTHGRYVPPSSTDRSPYEKVSAGNGGSSLSYTNPAVAATSANL
- the MUC1 gene encoding mucin-1 isoform 21 precursor (isoform 21 precursor is encoded by transcript variant 21), giving the protein MTPGTQSPFFLLLLLTVLTATTAPKPATVVTGSGHASSTPGGEKETSATQRSSVPSSTEKNALSTGVSFFFLSFHISNLQFNSSLEDPSTDYYQELQRDISEMAVCQCRRKNYGQLDIFPARDTYHPMSEYPTYHTHGRYVPPSSTDRSPYEKVSAGNGGSSLSYTNPAVAATSANL
- the MUC1 gene encoding mucin-1 isoform 17 precursor (isoform 17 precursor is encoded by transcript variant 17), giving the protein MTPGTQSPFFLLLLLTVLTVVTGSGHASSTPGGEKETSATQRSSVPSSTEKNALSTGVSFFFLSFHISNLQFNSSLEDPSTDYYQELQRDISEMFLQIYKQGGFLGLSNIKFRPGSVVVQLTLAFREGTINVHDVETQFNQYKTEAASRYNLTISDVSGCLSVPPKELRAAGHLSSPGYLPSYERVPHLPHPWALCAP